The Cygnus atratus isolate AKBS03 ecotype Queensland, Australia chromosome 12, CAtr_DNAZoo_HiC_assembly, whole genome shotgun sequence genome has a segment encoding these proteins:
- the PDPR gene encoding pyruvate dehydrogenase phosphatase regulatory subunit, mitochondrial, whose translation MADYSNKLYQQLEQETGIQTGYMKTGSISLAQTQDRLISLKRIASSLNVMGIPCEIITPKQVAQLHPLINIHDLVGAMYVPEDALVSSANVSLALATAASRNGVQIHERTSVSHVLIQKGRVTGVETDRGKIQCQYFVNCAGQWAYELGHSGDEPVSIPLHACEHFYLLTHPLKEPLASSVPTIVDPDGRIYIRNWQGGILSGGFEKNPKPLFTEGRNQLEIQNLQEDWDHFEPLLSALLRRMPDLEALQIMQLVNCPESFTPDMRCIMGESPTVRGYFVLAGMNSAGISYGGGAGKYLAEWMVNGYPSENVWPLDLKRFGTLQSSRTFLRHRVMEVMPLMCDLKVPRWDFQTGRQLRTSPLYDRLDAQGARWMEKHGFERVKYFVPPGKDLLDLDQSKTFYKPDWFDIVGSEVKCCKEAVCVIDMSSFTKFEISSTGDQALESLQYLFSNDLDVPVGHVVHTGMLNEKGGYENDCSIARLSKRSFFMISPTDQQVHCWAWLKNRLPNDSNLTMEDVTWKYTALNLIGPRAVDVLSELSYAPITPEHFPSLFCKEMSVGYANGIRVMSITHTGEPGFMLYIPIEYALHVYNEVMNMGQKYGIRNAGYYALRSLRIEKFFAFWGQDLDAFTTPMECGREFQVKLDKGMQFVGQEALLEQKQNGVYKRFTMFILEDHDTDMDLWPWWGEPIFRNGRYVGKTTSSAYSYTLERHVCLGFVHHFDEKTGEELVVTTDFINQGEYEIDIAGQRFQAKAKLYPFSSLFTHRRRKDEVELSGYQRE comes from the exons ATGGCAGACTACTCCAACAAGCTGtaccagcagctggagcaagAGACGGGCATACAGACAG GGTACATGAAGACAGGCTCTATTTCACTGGCTCAGACTCAGGACCGACTAATCTCTCTGAAACGCATTGCTTCATCGCTGAA TGTAATGGGGATCCCGTGTGAAATTATCACCCCGAAGCAAGTGGCGCAGCTTCACCCGCTTATCAACATCCACGACCTTGTGGGGGCCATGTATGTGCCGGAAGATGCACTCGTGTCCTCTGCCAACGTGAGTCTGGCTCTGGCGACTGCTGCCTCACGGAATG GTGTCCAGATTCACGAACGGACGAGCGTCAGTCACGTCTTAATCCAGAAGGGTCGTGTGACTGGAGTTGAGACCGACCGAGGAAAGATTCAGTGCCAATACTTTGTCAACTGTGCTGGCCAG TGGGCCTACGAGTTGGGCCACTCTGGGGACGAACCAGTCAGCATCCCGCTCCACGCCTGCGAACACTTCTACCTCCTGACACATCCTTTGAAGGAACCTCTGGCAAGCAGTGTACCAA ctaTCGTAGACCCCGATGGCAGGATCTACATCCGCAACTGGCAGGGCGGCATCCTCTCGGGAGGCTTTGAGAAAAACCCCAAGCCTCTTTTCACGGAGGGACGGAACCAGCTGGAGATTCAGAACCTCCAGGAAGACTGGGATCATTTTG AGCCACTCCTGAGTGCCCTTCTGCGCAGGATGCCAGATTTGGAGGCCCTGCAGATCATGCAGCTAGTGAACTGCCCGGAGTCCTTCACGCCAGACATGCGGTGCATCATGGGCGAGTCGCCCACGGTGCGGGGCTACTTCGTCCTGGCTGGCATGAACTCGGCTGGTATCTCTTATGGTGGGGGAGCAGGCAA GTACCTGGCAGAGTGGATGGTAAATGGTTATCCATCAGAAAATGTCTGGCCTCTGGACTTGAAACGCTTTGGTACTCTTCAGAGCAGTCGCACCTTCCTCCGTCACCGTGTGATGGAAGTAATGC CCCTCATGTGTGATCTGAAGGTTCCCCGCTGGGACTTCCAGACCGGCAGACAGCTGCGCACCTCCCCGCTCTATGACCGTCTGGATGCCCAGGGGGCTAGATGGATGGAGAAGCATGGGTTTGAGAGAGTCAAATACTTTGTCCCACCTGGGAAAG ATCTGCTGGATTTGGATCAGAGCAAAACCTTTTACAAGCCAGACTGGTTTGATATCGTGGGTTCAGAAGTCAAGTGCTGTAAGGAAGCAGTTTGTGTCATTGACATGTCGTCTTTCACCAAGTTCGAAATAAGC TCCACGGGAGACCAGGCGCTGGAGAGTCTGCAGTACCTCTTCTCAAATGACCTGGATGTGCCAGTTGGACACGTTGTGCATACCGGCATGCTTAATGAGAAAGGAGGTTACGAGAATGACTGCAGCATTGCACGGCTGAGCAAACGCAG cttcttCATGATTTCCCCTACTGACCAGCAAGTCCACTGCTGGGCCTGGCTGAAGAACCGCTTGCCTAACGACAGCAACCTGACCATGGAAGATGTGACCTGGAAGTACACAG CTCTGAACCTGATAGGCCCTCGTGCTGTGGATGTCTTGTCAGAGTTGTCGTATGCCCCCATAACTCCAGAAcactttccctctctcttttgcAAG GAGATGAGCGTGGGCTATGCTAATGGCATCCGTGTGATGAGTATCACTCACACAGGAGAACCTGGATTCATGCTTTATATTCCCATAGAG TACGCCCTTCACGTGTACAACGAGGTGATGAACATGGGCCAGAAGTACGGCATCCGGAATGCCGGTTACTACGCGCTCCGCAGCCTGCGCATCGAGAAGTTCTTTGCATTCTGGGGCCAGGATCTGGATGCCTTTACCACTCCTATGGAGTGTGGACGCGAGTTCCAGGTCAAGCTGGATAAG gGAATGCAGTTTGTCGGCCAGGAAGCGCTGCTGGAACAGAAGCAGAACGGCGTGTACAAGCGCTTTACCATGTTCATCCTCGAGGACCACGACACGGACATGGACCTCTGGCCCTGGTGGGGCGAGCCCATCTTCCGCAACGGCCGCTACGTGGGCAAGACCACCAGCAGCGCCTACAGCTACACGCTGGAGCGCCACGTCTGCCTGGGCTTCGTGCACCACTTCGATGAGAAGACGGGCGAGGAGCTGGTGGTGACAACTGACTTCATCAACCAGGGCGAGTACGAGATCGACATCGCTGGGCAGCGCTTCCAGGCCAAAGCCAAGCTCTACCCCTTCAGCTCCCTCTTCACGCACCGTCGCCGCAAGGACGAGGTGGAACTGAGCGGCTACCAGAGGGAGTAG